Proteins from a genomic interval of Chryseobacterium indologenes:
- a CDS encoding YHS domain-containing protein, translating into MKSPIILAVVLSISLFSCAKETPQVKHKSHMASSKENMKNVQVVNEEDPICHMKTANFLKDTAVYKNKTYGFCSSYCKDEFKKNPESYAQK; encoded by the coding sequence ATGAAATCACCTATTATTTTGGCAGTTGTACTGTCAATATCCCTGTTTTCCTGCGCGAAAGAAACACCGCAGGTAAAGCATAAATCCCATATGGCTTCTTCAAAGGAAAATATGAAGAATGTACAGGTGGTGAATGAAGAAGATCCGATCTGTCATATGAAAACGGCAAACTTCCTTAAAGATACAGCAGTCTATAAAAATAAAACTTACGGCTTCTGTAGTTCTTACTGTAAAGACGAATTCAAAAAAAATCCTGAGAGCTATGCCCAAAAGTAA
- a CDS encoding cell surface protein — translation MNKKTINYVTFGFLSLLFAGMIASCKHDDDEVITPTDPVVEPFKGLDSVYTIERFRVLTIPTQLSEKLTWSINDSVISEKSELEFISAGTATYPLTLKIGNNADAKVYHSKIKVTKETGTLSRYISKVFDFRPAVGQFMNEIPEYDQGNTASDMIKKANASLVGSNSTMISLGGFGGYVVFGFDHTIPNLEGRDFKILGNAFFGNAANDPRSGNCEPGIIMVAYDKNKNGKPDDNEWYEIAGSEYFKNTTVKEYSITYMKPNENKTPVAGSEDWQADVEYIKWTDNLGNTGFRTRNVFHSQSYYPLWFTDASYGFTGTRLKDNFYDQSGNGTYWVGKSYEFGYADNAPNNDEASNIDISWAVDKNGKYVKLPGIDFVKVYTGINQEAGWLGEVSTEVAGAYDLRLK, via the coding sequence ATGAATAAAAAAACTATTAATTATGTAACATTCGGATTTCTATCCCTCCTTTTTGCAGGAATGATTGCCTCATGTAAACATGATGACGATGAGGTGATTACTCCCACAGATCCTGTCGTAGAACCCTTTAAAGGACTGGATTCCGTGTATACAATTGAACGTTTCAGAGTACTGACTATTCCTACTCAGCTTTCAGAAAAACTTACCTGGAGTATTAATGATTCTGTCATCTCCGAAAAATCAGAGCTGGAATTCATCAGTGCCGGTACTGCTACCTATCCTTTGACATTAAAGATTGGAAACAACGCAGATGCTAAAGTTTATCATTCAAAGATTAAAGTGACCAAAGAGACAGGAACCTTAAGCAGATACATCTCTAAGGTCTTTGATTTCCGCCCTGCTGTAGGACAGTTCATGAATGAAATCCCGGAATATGATCAGGGCAATACCGCATCAGATATGATCAAGAAAGCGAATGCTTCTCTTGTAGGCTCCAATTCTACCATGATCAGCCTTGGTGGTTTCGGAGGCTATGTGGTGTTTGGCTTTGATCACACCATTCCTAACCTTGAAGGAAGAGATTTTAAAATTCTTGGAAATGCCTTTTTTGGAAATGCAGCCAATGATCCCCGCTCAGGAAACTGTGAGCCGGGAATTATCATGGTAGCCTACGACAAAAACAAAAACGGAAAGCCTGATGATAACGAATGGTATGAAATTGCCGGAAGTGAGTATTTTAAAAATACCACTGTAAAAGAGTACAGCATTACCTATATGAAGCCCAATGAAAACAAAACCCCCGTGGCGGGAAGTGAAGACTGGCAGGCTGATGTGGAATATATTAAATGGACAGATAATCTTGGAAATACCGGATTCAGAACCAGAAATGTTTTCCATTCACAAAGCTATTATCCATTATGGTTTACAGATGCTTCCTATGGATTTACCGGAACAAGGCTTAAAGATAATTTTTATGACCAAAGTGGAAACGGAACTTATTGGGTAGGAAAGTCCTACGAATTCGGATACGCAGATAATGCCCCGAACAACGATGAGGCATCTAATATTGATATCTCCTGGGCTGTAGACAAAAACGGAAAATACGTAAAACTTCCGGGAATTGATTTTGTGAAAGTATATACAGGTATCAATCAGGAGGCCGGATGGCTGGGTGAAGTATCTACAGAAGTGGCTGGCGCCTACGACCTGCGTCTCAAATAA
- a CDS encoding TonB-dependent receptor, with the protein MKQSGLIFVFLGMLLNAQHRPVSKDSIALLDEIKVKGDQKKIETKMKMAVSVDEFLASSDKISFIKRGAYAWEPLLNNMSTERSTVTIDGMHIFGACTDKMDPVTSYLESNNLSSIDIKSGQQGSMHGATIAGSIDLKRKSTPFGLEKKWGGAYQTGFEFNNKQAFNLGSVSYSGNRFVIDGSISYRKAGNYDNGNGDEVKHSQFTKFNTGLGVAYKTGPLSYLRVDAIFDMAKNVGFPALPMDLWLSRAMITSASYKQLYKESLIKSWDTKIYFNTIEHYMDDSNRPENLVHMDMPGWSTTYGLVSTVNVKKERYASELQLNAYHNVSIAEMRMYPQDRSRRTMFAYSWPWVTTRFIGLSMNNVWDISENSRLNFGGSLGLNYNQSKYAEFNWIFHPGAPQQKTRILPALHAGYQLNVDQFNFSVGTGYGHRAPSVSEGYGYYIYNSFDRYDYIGNPDLKNEVSYESNASAGFKTDKLSIEAKVNYFYIQNYIIGRILSLGSPMNYQSVGVKAYTSLDHATLVNLSLNTAYTITPDLHWKGTLTYARGKDDKGKNLPFIRPLSYLTSLHFMHRNLGFQTSVNGDFLQMNYSPEYGEDETPAFTVWNVSVDYTFRIKQFKTVLQVGAENLLNKYYSTYADWGNIPRMGRNVFTALKFSF; encoded by the coding sequence ATGAAACAATCAGGACTTATTTTTGTCTTTTTGGGTATGTTGCTCAATGCACAGCACAGACCGGTAAGCAAAGACAGTATTGCCCTTTTGGATGAAATAAAAGTAAAAGGGGATCAAAAGAAAATTGAAACAAAAATGAAAATGGCTGTTTCAGTGGATGAATTTCTGGCATCTTCCGATAAGATAAGTTTTATCAAACGGGGAGCCTATGCCTGGGAACCCTTACTGAATAATATGAGTACGGAACGTTCTACAGTGACGATTGACGGGATGCATATTTTCGGGGCATGTACAGATAAAATGGATCCGGTTACCTCTTATCTGGAGAGCAACAATCTTTCTTCTATTGATATAAAATCAGGACAGCAAGGAAGCATGCATGGAGCAACTATTGCCGGAAGTATTGACCTGAAAAGGAAAAGCACTCCTTTCGGTCTTGAAAAAAAATGGGGTGGTGCCTACCAGACAGGTTTTGAGTTTAACAATAAACAGGCTTTTAATCTGGGATCTGTATCCTATTCAGGGAATAGATTTGTGATTGATGGAAGCATTTCTTACCGGAAAGCAGGGAATTATGATAATGGAAATGGTGATGAAGTAAAACATTCTCAATTTACCAAATTCAATACCGGATTAGGAGTTGCCTATAAAACAGGTCCTTTATCTTACCTACGCGTTGATGCTATTTTTGATATGGCAAAAAATGTAGGATTTCCTGCATTGCCCATGGATTTATGGCTTTCCCGTGCTATGATTACCTCAGCTTCTTATAAACAATTGTATAAAGAAAGCCTGATCAAATCGTGGGATACTAAAATCTATTTCAATACCATAGAACATTATATGGACGATAGCAACCGACCGGAAAATCTTGTTCATATGGATATGCCAGGCTGGAGCACGACGTACGGGCTCGTTTCTACGGTGAATGTAAAGAAGGAAAGATATGCCTCCGAACTTCAGCTTAATGCGTATCATAATGTTTCGATTGCCGAAATGAGGATGTATCCGCAGGACCGGAGCAGGAGAACAATGTTTGCTTACTCCTGGCCCTGGGTGACGACACGGTTTATAGGGCTTTCCATGAATAATGTATGGGATATTTCTGAGAATAGCCGACTCAATTTTGGCGGATCGCTGGGCCTGAATTATAATCAATCGAAGTATGCGGAATTCAACTGGATTTTTCATCCGGGAGCACCACAGCAGAAAACGAGGATTCTGCCTGCTTTACATGCTGGATATCAGCTCAATGTAGATCAGTTTAATTTCTCTGTAGGAACGGGATATGGTCATAGAGCTCCTTCAGTTTCGGAGGGATATGGATATTATATCTACAACAGTTTTGACCGTTATGATTATATCGGAAATCCTGACTTAAAAAATGAAGTTTCCTATGAAAGCAATGCCAGTGCAGGTTTTAAAACTGATAAACTGAGTATTGAAGCGAAGGTGAACTATTTTTATATTCAGAATTACATCATCGGAAGGATTTTAAGTTTGGGAAGTCCGATGAACTATCAGTCGGTGGGCGTGAAAGCCTACACTTCTCTGGATCATGCGACCCTCGTTAATTTGTCCCTGAATACTGCATATACTATTACCCCTGATTTACATTGGAAAGGAACATTAACGTATGCAAGAGGTAAGGATGATAAAGGGAAAAACCTGCCATTCATCCGCCCGCTGAGCTATCTGACCTCTCTCCATTTTATGCACCGTAATTTGGGATTTCAGACGTCTGTAAACGGAGATTTTCTCCAGATGAATTACAGCCCGGAATATGGAGAAGATGAGACCCCGGCGTTTACCGTATGGAATGTTTCGGTGGACTATACTTTCAGAATCAAACAATTTAAAACCGTTCTCCAGGTGGGAGCCGAAAATCTTTTAAACAAATATTACAGTACCTACGCAGATTGGGGAAATATTCCAAGGATGGGACGTAATGTTTTCACGGCTTTAAAATTCAGCTTTTAA
- the cadA gene encoding cadmium-translocating P-type ATPase: MEKCCSTTPEKPDTKGHQHNHSEGDGHDHDGHDHSHDSGDQTVFQMFLPAIISFALLLIGIAFDNYIKPSWFAGWVRLVWYLAAYIPVGLPVLKDAYKSIIKGDVFSEFFLMSIATIGAFIIGEYPEGVAVMLFYAVGEVFQTMAVSRAKGNIKALLDQRPDEVTIIENNQPKTIKAKEAGIGDTIQLKPGEKLALDGELLSDSASFNTAALTGESKPDTKNKGEAVLAGMINMNSIALVKITTAYEDSKLSKILELVQNATAQKAPTELFIRKFAKVYTPIVVMLAIGICLLPYFFVSDYQFRDWLYRALIFLVISCPCALVISIPLGYFGGIGAASRNGILFKGSNFLDAIAEIQNVVMDKTGTMTEGVFKVQEVTIAPEFNKDEILQLVNVLESKSTHPVATAIHNYVGDINYSIPLENVEEIAGHGLKATVNGKELLVGNFKLMDKFNISYDINHANIVYTVIAVAYDKKFAGYITIADSIKEDAKITVDNLHKMNVKATMLSGDKSTVVKYVADQLGIDNAFGDLLPEDKVNKVKEIKTKNQTVAFVGDGVNDAPVVALSDVGIAMGGLGSDATIETADVVIQDDKPSKIPMAINIGKQTKKIVWQNIILAFAVKAVVLVLGAGGLATMWEAVFADVGVALLAILNAVRIQRMKF, from the coding sequence ATGGAAAAATGCTGTAGTACAACCCCGGAAAAACCAGATACAAAAGGACACCAACATAATCATTCAGAAGGAGACGGACACGACCATGACGGTCATGATCACTCTCATGATTCAGGAGATCAGACTGTTTTTCAGATGTTTCTCCCGGCGATTATATCCTTTGCGCTTCTGTTGATAGGAATTGCTTTTGATAATTATATAAAACCTTCATGGTTTGCAGGTTGGGTACGTTTAGTATGGTATTTGGCGGCTTACATTCCTGTAGGTCTTCCCGTATTGAAAGATGCTTATAAAAGTATTATCAAAGGAGATGTCTTTTCAGAATTCTTTTTGATGAGTATTGCTACCATTGGCGCTTTTATTATCGGAGAATATCCTGAAGGAGTAGCGGTAATGCTTTTCTATGCCGTAGGAGAAGTCTTCCAGACTATGGCAGTTTCCAGAGCAAAAGGAAATATAAAAGCATTGCTTGATCAGCGTCCCGATGAGGTAACAATTATCGAAAACAACCAGCCTAAAACGATTAAAGCAAAAGAAGCCGGAATAGGAGATACCATCCAGCTGAAACCAGGTGAAAAACTTGCGCTGGACGGAGAACTGCTTTCAGATTCAGCCTCATTTAACACGGCTGCATTGACCGGTGAAAGTAAGCCTGACACCAAAAATAAAGGCGAAGCAGTACTCGCAGGGATGATCAATATGAACAGTATTGCCCTTGTGAAGATTACCACAGCCTATGAAGACAGTAAATTAAGTAAAATATTAGAACTGGTTCAGAACGCAACAGCCCAAAAAGCTCCTACAGAATTATTTATCAGAAAATTTGCAAAGGTATATACACCCATTGTTGTGATGCTTGCTATCGGAATCTGTTTATTACCGTATTTCTTTGTCAGTGATTATCAATTCAGAGATTGGTTATACAGAGCATTGATCTTCCTGGTAATTTCTTGCCCTTGTGCATTGGTAATTTCCATCCCGTTAGGATATTTTGGAGGAATCGGAGCTGCCAGCCGAAATGGTATTCTGTTTAAAGGAAGTAATTTCCTGGACGCCATTGCAGAAATTCAGAATGTCGTGATGGACAAGACCGGAACCATGACAGAAGGGGTCTTCAAAGTTCAGGAAGTAACCATTGCTCCTGAATTTAATAAAGATGAAATCCTTCAGCTGGTGAATGTTCTTGAAAGCAAAAGTACCCACCCTGTGGCAACAGCCATACATAATTATGTAGGAGATATCAACTATTCCATCCCATTGGAAAATGTGGAAGAAATAGCTGGCCATGGACTGAAAGCTACCGTTAACGGGAAAGAACTTTTAGTCGGGAACTTTAAATTAATGGACAAATTCAATATCAGCTATGATATTAATCATGCCAATATTGTATATACTGTCATTGCTGTGGCCTACGATAAAAAATTCGCAGGATACATTACCATTGCAGACAGTATCAAAGAAGATGCAAAAATAACGGTGGATAATCTGCATAAGATGAATGTAAAGGCTACCATGCTGAGTGGTGACAAGAGCACTGTAGTAAAATATGTGGCAGACCAGCTGGGTATTGATAATGCGTTCGGAGATCTTTTACCGGAAGATAAAGTGAATAAAGTAAAAGAAATCAAAACCAAAAACCAGACCGTAGCTTTCGTTGGAGATGGTGTGAATGATGCGCCGGTAGTCGCTTTAAGTGATGTAGGAATTGCCATGGGCGGTTTAGGAAGTGATGCTACCATTGAAACTGCCGACGTAGTGATTCAGGATGATAAACCAAGTAAAATCCCAATGGCCATCAATATCGGTAAACAGACTAAAAAAATCGTTTGGCAGAATATTATTTTAGCTTTTGCCGTAAAAGCAGTAGTGTTGGTTCTGGGAGCCGGAGGTCTTGCCACCATGTGGGAGGCAGTGTTTGCGGATGTTGGTGTGGCGCTTTTAGCGATTTTAAATGCAGTAAGAATTCAGAGAATGAAGTTCTAA
- a CDS encoding SCO family protein, translating to MPKSKPNNNKTKIIIPIAVIALLFLGIGVGMSYFEKNLYTVMKVPDFELTDQNNKKITNRDMLGKVYLVEFFFSKCPTICPVMNTNMKAVQNQINNPDFGIISISIDPENDTPAALQEHAKRIGATSPNWHFLTGDRTYIGNLADKFNIYVGDQEDEGESLNHSGMIALVDQEGNIRCRYNKDNMPILYYSGLNYDDPEGKTPKLNGKYHPDREILIEDIKKLLK from the coding sequence ATGCCCAAAAGTAAGCCAAATAATAATAAAACTAAAATCATAATTCCTATTGCGGTTATTGCCTTACTTTTCCTGGGGATTGGAGTAGGAATGAGCTATTTTGAGAAAAACCTCTATACGGTAATGAAAGTCCCCGATTTTGAACTTACAGATCAGAATAATAAAAAAATAACCAATAGGGATATGCTGGGGAAAGTATATCTGGTAGAGTTTTTCTTTAGCAAATGCCCTACGATATGCCCCGTTATGAATACCAATATGAAGGCCGTTCAGAATCAGATTAACAATCCGGATTTTGGTATTATCTCTATCAGTATTGATCCTGAAAATGATACTCCTGCAGCTTTACAAGAACATGCCAAAAGAATTGGAGCCACATCTCCCAACTGGCACTTTCTGACAGGAGACAGAACGTATATCGGAAATCTTGCCGATAAATTTAATATCTACGTCGGAGATCAGGAAGATGAAGGGGAAAGCCTTAATCATAGTGGCATGATTGCTCTGGTAGATCAGGAAGGGAATATCCGATGCAGATACAATAAAGATAATATGCCTATATTGTACTACTCTGGACTGAATTATGATGATCCGGAAGGAAAAACTCCCAAACTGAATGGGAAGTATCATCCTGATCGCGAAATTCTGATTGAGGATATTAAAAAATTATTGAAGTAA
- a CDS encoding YncE family protein: MKKLNSLLLFLVFIMLVSCRTDEIVIPMEVVDGLAPPENTAIKGFYVLNEGNMGSNKCTLDFFDYTKGTYFRNIYAEINPNVVKELGDVGNDIKIYGSKLYVVVNVSNKIEVLDAKTARRIKSIQLQNCRYLIFKDGKAYASSYAGPVDINPLAPKGKVVEIDTASLAVQREVTVGYQPEEMEIVGNKLFVANSGGYMVPNYDKTISVIDLNTFTETKKIDVAINLHRLKKDNYGDLYVSSRGDYYNVPSNLYLIDAATGTIKKNFHMAVSEMTIVNDKLYFYGNEFNYNTHSYKKTFGIIDVKTEQIISNKIMDKEYENIIKTPYGITVNPITEDIYITDARNYVSMGFVYCFDKNGHFKWKTEGGNIPAHFAFLYK, from the coding sequence ATGAAAAAACTAAATTCTCTTCTTCTTTTTCTTGTATTTATAATGCTTGTCTCGTGCCGTACCGATGAAATAGTGATTCCTATGGAAGTTGTAGACGGGCTTGCTCCTCCTGAAAATACAGCGATCAAAGGGTTTTATGTTTTGAATGAGGGCAATATGGGAAGCAATAAATGTACCCTGGATTTTTTTGACTATACTAAAGGAACTTACTTTCGGAATATCTATGCGGAAATCAATCCGAATGTCGTAAAGGAATTAGGAGACGTAGGGAATGATATTAAAATTTATGGCAGTAAACTATACGTGGTAGTGAATGTTTCCAACAAAATTGAAGTGCTGGATGCTAAAACCGCCAGACGTATAAAATCTATTCAGCTGCAAAACTGCAGATATTTAATCTTTAAAGATGGAAAAGCGTACGCAAGCAGTTATGCCGGCCCGGTTGATATTAATCCCCTGGCTCCAAAAGGGAAAGTGGTGGAAATTGATACTGCCTCCCTTGCCGTGCAACGTGAAGTAACGGTAGGATATCAGCCTGAAGAGATGGAAATCGTAGGAAACAAGCTCTTCGTGGCCAACTCCGGTGGATATATGGTGCCCAATTACGATAAAACCATTTCCGTGATCGATCTCAATACATTTACAGAAACAAAAAAGATAGATGTTGCGATCAATCTTCATCGCCTTAAAAAAGACAATTACGGCGATTTGTATGTGAGTTCACGAGGAGACTATTATAATGTTCCTTCCAATTTATATCTTATTGATGCTGCCACAGGGACAATCAAAAAGAATTTTCACATGGCAGTAAGTGAAATGACTATTGTTAATGATAAACTTTATTTCTATGGGAATGAATTCAATTACAATACCCATTCCTACAAAAAAACATTTGGAATAATCGACGTAAAAACTGAGCAGATCATATCCAACAAAATTATGGATAAGGAGTATGAAAACATTATTAAAACACCTTACGGAATTACAGTAAACCCAATCACAGAAGATATCTATATAACCGATGCCCGAAACTACGTATCGATGGGCTTTGTATACTGTTTTGATAAAAACGGACATTTCAAATGGAAAACAGAAGGCGGAAATATCCCTGCCCATTTCGCTTTTTTATATAAATAA
- a CDS encoding cytochrome-c peroxidase, translated as MKNGLGFLAILLLVISCHTDYYEPVSYNNPEVSLKIPFGFPELNSSVNANKPTMYGVELGEKLFHDKRLSADNTISCSSCHMQANAFADHNAQAVGIQNRLGLRNAPAVQNMMFMKFYNWDGNILQLEKQPLIPIITHEEMGSSILEVIGKIKEDLMYKDLFTKTFGDGDITPERIYKSIAQYEYTLISANSKYDKVKRNEGEKFTAEEAQGYQTFQQKCASCHSTELFTDQSFRNIGFPVNPDTNEAGRARVTGIAADYMSFRVPSLRNIEYTAPYGSFGQFPTLMAVLDYFDKGVLNTENLDPVFKQNGNRIPLTEQEKNNLILFMKTLSDREFIQK; from the coding sequence ATGAAAAACGGACTTGGTTTTTTAGCGATACTTTTACTTGTAATATCATGTCATACTGATTACTATGAACCTGTTTCTTACAATAATCCTGAAGTATCACTTAAGATTCCTTTTGGTTTTCCTGAATTAAACAGTTCAGTGAATGCTAATAAGCCTACCATGTACGGAGTGGAACTGGGAGAAAAACTATTTCATGACAAAAGGCTGAGTGCAGACAATACCATTTCCTGTTCCAGTTGCCACATGCAGGCCAATGCCTTTGCAGATCACAATGCACAGGCCGTCGGTATTCAGAACAGACTAGGGCTCAGAAATGCTCCTGCAGTTCAGAATATGATGTTTATGAAGTTTTATAATTGGGACGGTAATATACTGCAATTGGAGAAACAACCTCTGATTCCGATCATCACCCATGAAGAAATGGGTTCTTCTATTCTGGAAGTCATAGGGAAAATAAAAGAGGATCTGATGTACAAAGATTTATTTACAAAGACATTCGGGGATGGCGATATAACGCCTGAAAGAATTTATAAAAGTATTGCCCAATATGAGTACACCTTGATTTCTGCCAACAGTAAATACGATAAGGTTAAAAGGAATGAAGGTGAAAAATTTACAGCAGAAGAAGCACAGGGCTACCAGACGTTTCAACAAAAATGTGCAAGCTGTCACAGTACAGAATTATTTACTGATCAGAGTTTCAGAAACATCGGTTTTCCTGTGAATCCTGATACCAATGAAGCAGGCAGGGCAAGAGTTACAGGTATTGCAGCGGATTATATGAGTTTCAGAGTACCTTCTTTACGGAATATAGAATATACGGCTCCGTATGGAAGCTTTGGACAGTTTCCCACATTAATGGCCGTTCTCGATTATTTTGATAAAGGGGTTTTAAATACAGAAAATCTTGATCCTGTTTTTAAACAAAATGGAAATAGAATTCCATTAACTGAACAGGAGAAGAACAATCTTATTTTGTTTATGAAAACATTGAGCGACCGGGAATTTATACAGAAATAA